The Thermomicrobiales bacterium DNA window CGCGCGTAGTGCCCGGTCGCCAGGCAATCGGCCCCGAGCATGCGAGCGCGCTGCACCAGATGGCGGAACTTGACATGCCGGTTGCACTCCAGGCACGGGTTTGGAGTGCGGCCGTGGGCATACTCATCGACGAACTTGTCGACCACATGCTGCCCGAACTCGGTTTCCATGTTGATCGCGTAAAACGGGACGCCGATCAGCGCGCAGGTGGCGCGCGCATCGTCCATGGCCGGGATACCGCAACAGGGATTGACCGAGTGCTCCGGATCGTCCGGCGAGAAGAGGCGCAGATTCATGCCGATCACGCGGTAGCCGCGCTCGCGCATGATGAGCGCGGTCACCGCGCTATCCACCCCGCCGCTCATGGCAACCACAACCGTCTTGCCTGCCCCGTCCCGTGGCCCGATCTTCTCCTCGGAAAGGAGCGATTCGGCGTCGGTCGGGAGGTCGGCAGGGTGGCCTGGATTGATGATGGGCTTGAGCTGGAGGGACATGTTGGTTCGTTCGATGCTGTGGCGAGTCCGCCCGAATTGCAGCCGGTAAGTATAGGGGACGTTGGTCCGGCGCTGGAACGGTCGTGGACGCCCAAACGGCGGCCGCAATGGGAGCGCCGGGACAGCGACGCGAATCAGGCGCCGTTTGGCCAGGGAGTGACGGGGAGACCGGTTTCCCGTTCGAGCGCAGACGGTTCCATTTGGCGAGACGTTCGGATTGGGTGACGGGCCGACCTTGAGCGTCGTCACCCTGCCAGCCGAGCGCGAGATCGGCCAACCAGTTGTCTTCGGTTTCACCGGAACGCGCCGAGACGACGATCTTCCAATCAGCCGCGCGCGCAATACGCGCGGCTTCGGCCGCTTCCGAAAGCGTGCCAATCTGATTGACCTTGAGCAAGAGGGCATTCGCCGCGCCGGTCTCGATGGCCTTCTCGATACGGCGTGGGTTCGTGGTGAGCAAGTCGTCGCCAAGCACGATCGCCCGGGGGGAAATCCGTTCGAGGAGCGCCGGCCAGTTGTCCCAATCGTTCTCTGCGAGCCCATCCTCGACGCTGACGATCGGATAGGTGTCGACCCATCGGCCAATGCGGTCGATCAGCCCACCTGGAAAGACCCACTCTCCCGCGATCCGATACCCCTCTCCGCTCGTGAAGTGACTGGCCGCGACATCGAGACAGAGCGAAAGGTCGATTCCCGGTCGAAAGCCGCTGTCGGTGATGGCATCGATGGCGAGCTCGAACAACTCTTCGATCGATTTGGCCGAGGGCGCCAATCCGCCTTCGTCGGCTTTCAGCGCGCGCTCACCGTAGCGCTGCGCGATCAGCTCGGCCGCTGTCTGGTAGACCGCCCAGGTCCATGCGAGAGCATCGTCGATCGTCTCCGCCCCATTGGCGACCAGCAGAATGTCCTGAATCTCCACCTGACCGCCAGCATGCTTGCCACCGGAGAAGAGATTGACGGTGGGACGGGGCAGATACCGAAGGTCCATGTTCGGCTCGAAGATGTCGGCGAACTGGCGATAGAGCGGAACGCCGCGCTCGGCGGCAACGGCACGAGCGTAGGCAAGCGACACTCCCAGAATGGCGTTCGCGCCCAGGCGGGACTTGTTCGGAGTGCCATCCAGCGCGATCAGGGTGGCATCGAGTTCCCGTTGGTTCTCGAATTCGATTCCGCCGACGGCGCTGGCAATGGGACGCTCGACGTTGTGCACGGCCGTGCGGCATCCCAGCCCGCGATAGCGCCCGGGATCGTCGTCGCGGAGCTCCAGGGCTTCCGCCGAGCCTGTCGATGCGCCGGACGGTACCGACGCACAAGCGCGCGCGCCGCTTTCCAGCGTGCAGCAGACTTCGACCGTCGGGCGGCCCCGGCTGTCGAGGATTTCCTGAGCAGTCAGGGTACGAATGGCGGGCATCTAGGCAGACTCCAGTGCGGAAATACGATCGAGGAATGCGTCGGTGAGTGCCGGCACAGTGGCTGGCGGAGCCGACATCAGCGCAATGATGGCGGTTGCCTGGCGATCGCGCGCGGCCTGGTCGAGATACTCAAGAGGAGAGCGGCCGCGCGCCCGGGCAAGCATGACGCCCAGCGTCTTGCGCACCGCGCGGCCCTCCAGATCGTCCGCCCATGGTTCTTCCGCGACCAACTGTCGATAGCGTTCCCAGTACTGCCGCGTCGCCTCGGCGAAGGCATCACGTCGAGATGGAAGATGATGCGCTTTCGAGAGGAAGTGTGTCAGGGAAAAGCCCAGATCGAAGGTGGGATCGCCAAAGTGGATGACCTCGTGGTCGAGCAGCACGAGCCGCCCATCATGGACCAGGACATTCTTCGGGCTGTAGTCGCCATGCACCAGCGTTTCGACGTGCGCGCGGGTTTCTTCGATCAAATCGAGCAGGAATCGACGGGCTGCTGGCGCCTCCCCGGCGGTGAAGCCGAAATAGGGTTCCAGGCGCAGGCTCTCGAAAAAGCTGCGGTCGTCAAAGACCGGCTCCAGCTCGGCCCTCCGGAGCGCGCTGTCGCGATGAATGGTGGCAAGCAGGGTGGCGAACTGGTCGACATGATCGGGAACGACCTCACCGCGCAGGAGCATCTGCTTCCAGTTCTCATGCGGTTGCGGAACGGCAGCCATGGCAATGCAATGCTGGGGAACGTCTTCGAAGACGAGGGGCGTGATCGTTCCTGGCGGGGCGATGCGCTCCAGCCAGCGGAGCCCAAGCGCTTCCCGATGCACCCGCTCGACCGGCGAGAACCAATCGACCTGCACGCGCAGTTTGGGAAGCGCCTGCTTGAGCACCCAGGCATCGCCATTGGCCCGTTCGACCAGCACCGTCTTGTTGGAGACACCGCCGTGCAGCACCTCGATGGCTGGTTGCTCGTCCGGACCGATC harbors:
- the eno gene encoding phosphopyruvate hydratase (catalyzes the formation of phosphoenolpyruvate from 2-phospho-D-glycerate in glycolysis), whose protein sequence is MPAIRTLTAQEILDSRGRPTVEVCCTLESGARACASVPSGASTGSAEALELRDDDPGRYRGLGCRTAVHNVERPIASAVGGIEFENQRELDATLIALDGTPNKSRLGANAILGVSLAYARAVAAERGVPLYRQFADIFEPNMDLRYLPRPTVNLFSGGKHAGGQVEIQDILLVANGAETIDDALAWTWAVYQTAAELIAQRYGERALKADEGGLAPSAKSIEELFELAIDAITDSGFRPGIDLSLCLDVAASHFTSGEGYRIAGEWVFPGGLIDRIGRWVDTYPIVSVEDGLAENDWDNWPALLERISPRAIVLGDDLLTTNPRRIEKAIETGAANALLLKVNQIGTLSEAAEAARIARAADWKIVVSARSGETEDNWLADLALGWQGDDAQGRPVTQSERLAKWNRLRSNGKPVSPSLPGQTAPDSRRCPGAPIAAAVWASTTVPAPDQRPLYLPAAIRADSPQHRTNQHVPPAQAHHQSRPPCRPPDRRRIAPFRGEDRATGRGRQDGCGCHERRGG
- a CDS encoding phosphotransferase; the protein is MDDALDIERAPELLAWLRAHGWIGPDEQPAIEVLHGGVSNKTVLVERANGDAWVLKQALPKLRVQVDWFSPVERVHREALGLRWLERIAPPGTITPLVFEDVPQHCIAMAAVPQPHENWKQMLLRGEVVPDHVDQFATLLATIHRDSALRRAELEPVFDDRSFFESLRLEPYFGFTAGEAPAARRFLLDLIEETRAHVETLVHGDYSPKNVLVHDGRLVLLDHEVIHFGDPTFDLGFSLTHFLSKAHHLPSRRDAFAEATRQYWERYRQLVAEEPWADDLEGRAVRKTLGVMLARARGRSPLEYLDQAARDRQATAIIALMSAPPATVPALTDAFLDRISALESA